A single region of the Bacillus cereus genome encodes:
- the fsa gene encoding fructose-6-phosphate aldolase: MKFFIDTANINEIKEANALGVVAGVTTNPSLVAKEGVDFHERIREICSFIEGPVSAEVISLEADKMIEEGKELAKIAPNVVVKVPMTTEGLKAVKAFSDLGIRTNVTLVFSAVQALLAARAGATYVSPFLGRLDDIGHNGMDLIRQIAEIFAIHGIETEIIAASVRHSVHVTDAALNGAHIATIPANVIASLVKHPLTDQGIEKFLADWEKTQEK, encoded by the coding sequence ATGAAATTTTTTATTGATACAGCAAACATTAACGAAATTAAAGAGGCAAATGCATTAGGTGTAGTAGCTGGAGTAACGACAAATCCATCACTTGTAGCAAAAGAAGGCGTAGATTTCCATGAGCGTATTCGTGAAATTTGCAGCTTTATTGAAGGACCTGTAAGCGCAGAAGTAATTAGCTTAGAAGCTGATAAAATGATTGAAGAAGGAAAAGAGTTAGCAAAAATCGCTCCAAACGTTGTTGTAAAAGTTCCAATGACAACAGAAGGTTTAAAAGCAGTAAAAGCATTCTCAGATTTAGGAATTCGTACGAACGTTACATTAGTATTCTCAGCAGTTCAAGCATTACTTGCAGCTCGCGCTGGTGCGACATACGTTTCACCGTTCTTAGGTCGCCTAGATGATATCGGTCATAACGGTATGGACTTAATTCGCCAAATCGCAGAAATCTTTGCAATTCACGGCATTGAAACAGAAATCATTGCAGCATCTGTACGTCACAGTGTTCACGTAACAGACGCAGCATTAAACGGTGCACATATTGCAACAATCCCAGCAAACGTAATTGCTTCATTAGTGAAGCACCCATTAACAGATCAAGGAATTGAGAAATTCTTAGCTGATTGGGAGAAAACACAAGAGAAATAA
- the inhA2 gene encoding M6 family metalloprotease immune inhibitor InhA2, with amino-acid sequence MRRKAPFKVLSSLAITAIIGCTAVLSAPLAYAETPVKAKENMSTTPIDHNLIQEDRLAEALKERGTINSASSKEETKKAVEQYIEKKKGDQANKEILPEDTAKEASDFVKKVKEKKMEEKEKVKKAEKNVSPDQKPEPNKKQLDGKVPTSKAKQAPYNGPVRTDKVLVLLVEFSDYKHNNIEQTPGYMYSKDFSREHYQKMLFGNEPYTLFDGSKVKTFKQYYEEQSGGSYTTDGYVTEWLTVPGKAADYGADGSSGHDNKGPKGARDLVKEALKAAADKGLDLSQFDQFDRYDTNGDGNLNEPDGVIDHLMVIHAGVGQEAGGGKLGDDAIWSHRSKLARDPVAIEGTTSKVPYWGGKVAAHDYTIEPEDGAVGVFAHEFGHDLGLPDEYDTNYTGNGSPVEAWSLMSGGSWTGKIAGTEPTSFSPQNKDFLQKNMGGNWAKILEVDYDKIKSGVGVPTYIDQSVTKSNRPGVVRVNLPGKSIETIKPGFGKRAYYSTRGDDIHTTLETPFFDLTKGTNAKFDYKANYELEAECDFIEVHAVTEDGTKTLIDRLGENIVQEDRDTTDGKWVDKSYDLSQFKGKKVKLQFDYITDPALTYKGFAMDNVNVTVDGQVVFSDDAEGQSKMKLNGFVVSDGTEQKPHYYYLEWRNYAGSDNGLKAGKGPVYNTGLVVWYADDSFKDNWVGLHPGEGFLGVVDSHPEAIVGNLGGKPAYGNTGIQIADAAFSFDQTPSWSVNSFTRGQFNYTGLQGVTTFDDSKVYSNKQIADAGRKVPNLGLKFQVVGQAEDKSAGAVWIRR; translated from the coding sequence ATGAGAAGAAAAGCACCGTTTAAAGTGTTGTCGTCATTAGCAATTACGGCAATCATTGGATGCACAGCTGTATTGAGTGCTCCGTTAGCATACGCAGAAACGCCAGTGAAAGCAAAAGAAAATATGTCTACAACGCCAATTGATCATAATTTAATTCAAGAAGATCGTTTAGCGGAAGCATTGAAAGAACGAGGAACAATTAATTCAGCATCATCTAAAGAAGAGACGAAAAAAGCTGTAGAGCAATATATTGAAAAGAAAAAAGGGGATCAAGCAAATAAAGAAATTCTTCCAGAGGATACTGCTAAAGAAGCATCTGACTTTGTAAAAAAGGTAAAAGAGAAAAAGATGGAGGAAAAAGAGAAGGTAAAGAAAGCTGAAAAAAATGTGAGCCCTGATCAAAAGCCGGAGCCAAATAAAAAGCAATTAGATGGGAAAGTTCCAACTTCTAAGGCGAAACAAGCTCCATATAATGGACCTGTTCGTACGGATAAAGTGTTAGTGTTACTCGTTGAGTTTAGTGATTATAAACATAATAATATTGAGCAAACACCGGGTTATATGTACTCGAAAGATTTTAGTAGGGAACATTATCAAAAAATGTTATTTGGTAATGAGCCTTACACATTATTTGATGGTTCGAAAGTAAAAACATTTAAGCAATATTATGAAGAACAGTCTGGTGGCAGTTATACGACAGATGGGTATGTAACAGAGTGGTTAACTGTTCCGGGTAAAGCTGCTGATTACGGTGCTGATGGTAGTAGCGGTCACGATAATAAAGGACCAAAAGGTGCGCGTGATTTAGTGAAAGAAGCATTAAAAGCTGCAGCGGATAAAGGATTAGATTTATCACAATTCGATCAGTTCGACCGCTATGATACAAATGGCGATGGCAATCTTAATGAACCGGACGGTGTAATTGATCATTTAATGGTAATTCATGCCGGTGTTGGTCAAGAAGCTGGCGGTGGTAAATTAGGAGATGATGCAATTTGGTCACATCGATCTAAATTAGCAAGGGATCCAGTAGCGATTGAAGGAACAACATCTAAAGTACCTTATTGGGGTGGAAAAGTAGCGGCTCATGATTACACAATTGAACCAGAAGACGGTGCAGTAGGTGTGTTTGCACATGAATTTGGACATGACCTTGGTTTACCAGATGAGTATGATACGAATTATACTGGAAATGGATCACCTGTTGAAGCTTGGTCATTAATGAGTGGAGGTAGCTGGACAGGAAAAATCGCAGGGACAGAGCCAACTAGTTTTTCACCACAAAATAAAGACTTCTTACAAAAGAATATGGGTGGAAACTGGGCGAAAATTTTAGAAGTAGATTACGATAAAATTAAGAGTGGTGTAGGAGTCCCTACATATATTGATCAAAGTGTTACGAAATCAAATCGTCCAGGTGTCGTACGTGTCAACTTACCAGGTAAGAGTATTGAAACAATTAAGCCTGGATTTGGAAAGCGTGCATACTATAGTACAAGAGGCGATGATATTCATACGACATTAGAAACACCATTCTTCGATTTAACAAAAGGAACAAATGCAAAATTTGATTATAAAGCGAATTATGAACTAGAAGCAGAGTGTGATTTCATCGAAGTACATGCTGTAACTGAAGATGGAACGAAAACATTAATTGATAGATTGGGAGAAAACATAGTCCAAGAAGATAGAGATACAACAGATGGAAAATGGGTTGATAAATCATATGATTTAAGTCAATTTAAAGGGAAGAAAGTTAAACTACAATTCGACTATATTACAGATCCAGCTTTAACATATAAAGGTTTCGCAATGGATAATGTAAATGTAACAGTTGATGGACAAGTAGTATTTTCAGATGACGCAGAAGGACAGTCTAAAATGAAGTTAAATGGATTCGTTGTTTCTGATGGGACAGAACAAAAACCCCATTATTATTATCTAGAGTGGAGAAACTATGCCGGATCAGATAATGGATTAAAAGCGGGAAAAGGTCCGGTGTATAATACAGGTCTTGTCGTTTGGTATGCAGATGATAGTTTCAAAGATAACTGGGTTGGGTTACATCCAGGTGAAGGCTTCCTTGGTGTTGTAGATTCTCATCCAGAAGCGATTGTTGGAAATTTAGGCGGGAAACCAGCATACGGTAATACTGGAATTCAAATTGCAGATGCTGCATTTTCATTTGATCAAACACCTTCATGGAGTGTAAATTCATTTACACGAGGACAGTTTAATTATACTGGATTACAAGGTGTTACAACGTTTGATGATTCAAAGGTATACAGTAATAAGCAAATTGCTGACGCGGGACGAAAAGTTCCAAACCTTGGACTTAAATTCCAAGTTGTTGGACAGGCAGAGGATAAGTCGGCAGGCGCTGTTTGGATTAGACGTTAA